GGCGCCACTGCCGCTGGAACGAATCGAGGAGATCATCGACGGTTGCTCAAAGGAAGAGGTGAGTCAGTTACTCGCCGACTTACAGGAAAAATATCGGCAACCGGACCGGGGACTTGTCGTGACCGAGGTTGCCGGGGGCTATCGTCTGACGACAAAACCAGAGGTGGCCTTATGGGTTCAGCGGCTTCGCGGGTCCAAGCCGGCCAGGCTGTCCAGACCTGCACTCGAAACGCTGGCGCTCATTGCCTATAAGCAGCCGATCACCAAGGTAGAAATCGAGGCGATTCGAGGGGTTATGGTGGACGGGGTCGTAAAGACGCTCGTGGAGCGGGACCTCATCCGAATTCTTGGACGAAAGCCCGAGGTGGGTAGGCCGATCCTCTACGGGACCAGCAGGTCCTTCCTGGAATACTTTGGATTTAAGGACCTCTCGGAGCTACCGACTATGAAGGAGATCGAGACGCTGACCCCGAGCCCTGTCCCCGAGCGTACTGATCTGGGAGCGACCGTAAAGGAGGCGTCAGGCGAGGCAGTTGATGAAATCGAAAAGGCGGATTGAGGCGACCGATGGTGGCCAGGAACGACTGCAGCGATATCTCGCCAGAGCCGAGCTGGGCTCGCGCAGGAGTTCCGAGAAGCTGATCCTCGCGGGGAGGGTCTGCGTCAATAATCGGATCGTCACGCAGCTTGGGACAAAGGTATCGCCGGGCCTCGATAAGGTGACGTGCGATGGTAAGCCGGTCACACCAGCGGCCAGTCTGGTCTACGTCATGCTGCATAAACCGGCAGGCGTCCTGACGACCTTATCCGATCCTCGTGGACGGCCGATCATCAGCGACCTCCTGCCGTCTGAAGGGCTGCCAAGGCTCTTTCCTGTTGGGCGTCTTGACTATCACACAGAAGGACTCATACTTCTCACGAATGATGGAGAGTTAGCCTACGGGCTCATGCATCCCAGCTTCGAGATCGAGAAGGAATATCTCGCCCAGGTGCGTGGTTGCCCCAAGCCTGCCGATCTGGCTAAGTTGGAGGCGGGGGTAATATCGGATGGGGAGAGGTTGTGGGCCACCCAAGCCAAGCTCGTTACCCGTGGGGTAAGCTCTGCATGGATCGCACTTATCGTACAACAAGGACGGTATCACGAGATCAGACGGCTCTGCGATGCTATTGGGTACCCGGTAATTCGACTCCAGAGGGTTCGTATTGGGCCCCTCGTCTTGGGGAAACTGGCCAAAGGGTGCTGGCGACGACTCAACCTCGGGGAACTGGCCAGCATCCGTCGCGTGGTGGGACTGGGAACTGCCTGATGGGGCATGGTGGCGGCGTGGGTAGCGTGCGCCCCTGCCTGGGCTGGGGAGCCTGATGAAGATTGCGAGGTTACGGCATAAGATCGATCAGATCGATTCGAAGATCGTATCGCTGCTCGGTGAGCGAGCCGAGGTTGTGTTCAGAGTCGGGCAGGAAAAGGCTAAGGCGAATATGGACCTCCACGTGCCGCAACGCGAGGAGGAGATCTTTACCCGTCTGATGCTGGAGAATACGGGGCGCTTTCCCATTCACGCGATTCGGCCTGTTTTTCGCGAGATCATCTCAGCCTGTCGATCCCTGGAGGGTCCGTTAAAGCTGGCCTACCTTGGCCCGGAAGGGACGTTTACCCACTTGGCCTGTACGCGGCGGTTTGGGGTATCGGCCCAATTCGTGCCGGTTCGCTCAATCAGTGATGTCTTCGCCGAGGTAGAAAAGGGAAACGTCGAGTACGGGGTGGTGCCCATTGAGAACTCCAGTGAAGGTGTGGTCAGCCATACCCTGGATACATTTATGGAATCGGACCTGAAGATCAGTGGAGAAATTCTCCTGGAAGTGTCCCACAGTCTCCTGTCCAAATCAGGCGATCTGAGGAAGGTGAAAAAGATCTACTCGCACCCGCATGCCTTCGCTCAGTCCCGAAAATGGCTGGAGGCAAATCTGCTGCGAGTGCCGCTCTTCGAGGCGTCGAGTACTGCGGCGGCGGCAAAGCTCGCAGCAAAAGAGCCGACAGCGGCTGCGATTGCGAGTGAATTGGCTGCTAGCCTGTACAAACTTAAAGTCATTTCTCGAAAGATAGAGGATACCCCGCGTAATTTCACACGGTTCTTGATAATTGGTAAGACCCCGGCTACACCAACTCATCGCGATAAAACCTCCGTGATGTTCTCGATCAAAGACCGGGTAGGGGCGCTGTATCGTATCCTGGAACCTTTCGCGAAGCATCAGATCAACCTGACCAAGGTCGAGTCCAGACCATCCAAGACCAAAGCCTGGGAGTACGTTTTCTATTTGGACGTTGAGGGACACGTTGCCGACGAGCCTGTGAAGGCGGCGCTCGCGCTACTGAAAGAGGAGTGTCTGTTCCTGAAGGTCCTCGGCTCGTACCCCAGGGGAAGCTCCATCGAGACCTAGGAGAACCGTAAGAATCATGGCCAAGTCGTTGGCAGAGCTCGCCTCGCCATACCTTCATGGGCTCGCACCTTACACCCCCGGGAAGCCAATTGAGGAGGTGGAGCGTGAGTTTGGGATCACAGGGGCCATCAAATTGGCGTCAAATGAGAACCCCCTGGGCCCTTCGCCGCTGGCACTTCGCGCCTTACGAGAAGCGCTACCGGAGGCCCACAGGTATCCCGATGGCGGCGGCTACTTCCTGAAGGCGCGGCTGGCCGCTCGCCTTGGACTGACACCAGACCATCTGGTCCTAGGGAACGGGTGTAACGAGGTCTTAGAGCTGATGGCCCGCGCCTTCCTGCTCGCGGGAGACGAAGTAGTCATCGCTGATCCGGCATTTGTCATCTACGGGATGCTGGCCCATCTGCAGGGGTGTACCACGATCCGCGTGCCGCTGAAGGCGTGGACCCACGACCTTGAGGCTATGGCGAAGGCCGTAACCCCCAGGACCAAGATGGTGTTTGTCGGCAATCCCAACAACCCCACAGGCACGGCTGTAGGGCCAACGGAGCTGACTGCCTTTATGGACGCCCTCCCGGCAGAGGTCATAGTGGTCATCGATGAGGCATACATCGAGTACGTCCCGCAGGAGATGATTCCGGATTCCCTGACGTACGTCCGGCAGGGGCGCTGGGCGATCGTCCTTCGGACCTTCTCTAAAATCTATGGTCTGGCAGGGCTCCGGATCGGGTATGGGATGGCGCCGCCGTCGATAGTGGAACTACTCGAGCGGATTCGGGCACCCTTTAACGTCAACGCCCTGGCCCAGCGAGCAGCGTTGGCTGCCCTAGAGGATGAGCACCACGTCACCAATAGCCGAATGTTCAATGAGCTGGGAAAGGCGTACCTGTCCAGCGAGCTGCATCGTCTGGGGCTTCAGTTCCCGCCGTCCGTAACGAACTTTCTGCTGATCGATGTCAATCGCGACGGACGGGTAGTGGCGGATGCGCTGCTCCGAATGGGCGTCATCGTACGCCCACTGGGGGGAGCCCACTTGAAGACCCACATCCGCGTGACCATAGGGACGCCCCCGGAGAACGAACGATTCATCGACGCGCTGAGAAGTGTGCTTCAAAAAGGCAGCCATCAGCAATCAGCGATTAGCAGGCAGGGAAAAAGCTGATGGCTGATAACTGGAGGCGTAAAAAATGATCATCATTTTGAAACCGCATGCGACTGAGGCCGAGATTGCCTTGGTCGTCAAGAAGATCGAAGGCTTCGGCTTGGCCGCCCACATCTCGAAAGGGACGGAGCGAACTATCATCGGCGCGATCGGCGACGAGCGGGTTTTGCAGGATCGGCCGTTAGAGGCCTTCCCCTTTGTGGAACAGGTCCTGCCCGTGCTGAAGCCGTACAAGCTGGCTAGCCGTGAATTTAAACCTG
The DNA window shown above is from Candidatus Methylomirabilis limnetica and carries:
- the scpB gene encoding SMC-Scp complex subunit ScpB encodes the protein MDTSADLGPLGVLEALLFVAEAPLPLERIEEIIDGCSKEEVSQLLADLQEKYRQPDRGLVVTEVAGGYRLTTKPEVALWVQRLRGSKPARLSRPALETLALIAYKQPITKVEIEAIRGVMVDGVVKTLVERDLIRILGRKPEVGRPILYGTSRSFLEYFGFKDLSELPTMKEIETLTPSPVPERTDLGATVKEASGEAVDEIEKAD
- a CDS encoding pseudouridine synthase — encoded protein: MKSKRRIEATDGGQERLQRYLARAELGSRRSSEKLILAGRVCVNNRIVTQLGTKVSPGLDKVTCDGKPVTPAASLVYVMLHKPAGVLTTLSDPRGRPIISDLLPSEGLPRLFPVGRLDYHTEGLILLTNDGELAYGLMHPSFEIEKEYLAQVRGCPKPADLAKLEAGVISDGERLWATQAKLVTRGVSSAWIALIVQQGRYHEIRRLCDAIGYPVIRLQRVRIGPLVLGKLAKGCWRRLNLGELASIRRVVGLGTA
- the pheA gene encoding prephenate dehydratase gives rise to the protein MKIARLRHKIDQIDSKIVSLLGERAEVVFRVGQEKAKANMDLHVPQREEEIFTRLMLENTGRFPIHAIRPVFREIISACRSLEGPLKLAYLGPEGTFTHLACTRRFGVSAQFVPVRSISDVFAEVEKGNVEYGVVPIENSSEGVVSHTLDTFMESDLKISGEILLEVSHSLLSKSGDLRKVKKIYSHPHAFAQSRKWLEANLLRVPLFEASSTAAAAKLAAKEPTAAAIASELAASLYKLKVISRKIEDTPRNFTRFLIIGKTPATPTHRDKTSVMFSIKDRVGALYRILEPFAKHQINLTKVESRPSKTKAWEYVFYLDVEGHVADEPVKAALALLKEECLFLKVLGSYPRGSSIET
- the hisC gene encoding histidinol-phosphate transaminase, giving the protein MAKSLAELASPYLHGLAPYTPGKPIEEVEREFGITGAIKLASNENPLGPSPLALRALREALPEAHRYPDGGGYFLKARLAARLGLTPDHLVLGNGCNEVLELMARAFLLAGDEVVIADPAFVIYGMLAHLQGCTTIRVPLKAWTHDLEAMAKAVTPRTKMVFVGNPNNPTGTAVGPTELTAFMDALPAEVIVVIDEAYIEYVPQEMIPDSLTYVRQGRWAIVLRTFSKIYGLAGLRIGYGMAPPSIVELLERIRAPFNVNALAQRAALAALEDEHHVTNSRMFNELGKAYLSSELHRLGLQFPPSVTNFLLIDVNRDGRVVADALLRMGVIVRPLGGAHLKTHIRVTIGTPPENERFIDALRSVLQKGSHQQSAISRQGKS